One Pseudomonas sp. MM213 genomic window, GGCATTTCGCCCACCAGCCTGACGCGCCCTACAGCGCGCAATTGTTCGATGCCGTGCAGCGCCTGGAAGACCTGAGCGACTGGTTGCAGGACCGGGCAGCGACCAACCGCAACGAAGTCGGCGCCGCTTCCGTGGAGTATTTGCACCTGTTCGGATATGTGGCCTACGCCTGGCTGTGGGCGCGCATGGCGCAGGTTGCCCAGCAAAAGCGAACCGACGACGAAGGCTTTTACGGTGCGAAGATCGCCACCGCCGACTTCTACTTCCATCGCCTGCTGCCGCGCATTTTGAGCCTCGAACAATCGATTCGCGCCGGCAGTGCCTCGTTGTTCGGCCTGAGCGCCGAACAGTTCTAACGATTGAACCGCACGCGGCGCTACGCTCCTCTCTTTTCGGCGCTCGCGTTTTTTCTTGGTAAGCCCTCGCCCGGTTGGCGAGGGTCGCGCAAGCCGTCATTTCATAATAAAAACAAAGGGGCTTCACATGGATCGCAACACCCGCACTCTCGCTACCCGACTGTTGCTGGCCGGCGGCGTCATCAGCCTCTCGGCCCCCGCCGCTGCTGACTTTATCAAGGACAGCAAGGCCAGCCTTGAGCTACGCAACTTCTACTTCAACCGTGACTATCGTCAGACCAACGCGGCGCAATCGAAACAGGAGGAATGGGCGCAGGGCTTCCTGTTGCGCTACGAATCCGGCTTTACCGAGGGGCTGATCGGGGTCGGTTTCGATGCGATCGGCCTGGTAGGCGTCAAACTCGACTCCAGCCCGGATCGCGCCGGCTCCGGCGTGCTCCAGCGCCATCGCGACACGCGCAAAGGCGCGCAGGACGAATACGGTGAACTGGGCCTGACCGCCAAACTGCGTGCGTCCAAAAGCACATTGAAACTGGGCACATTGCTGCCCAAGCTGCCGACGGTATTGGCCAACGATTCACGGCTGTTGCCGCAAACCTTCAAGGGCGGCCAACTGACTTCGCTGGAAGTCGAAGGCCTGACCGTGGATGCCGGACGGCTGACGCAGGTCAACCAGCGCGACTCCTCGGACTATGAGGACATGGGCATCACCCGAACCGGCGCCAAGGGCATCACCAGCCGCCATTTGGACAGCGACAGCTTCGATTTCGCCAGCCTGAACTACAAATGGACCAGTAACCTCGCCACTGGTTATAGCTACGGCCACCTCGACAATTTCTACAGCCAGCACCTGGTCAACCTGACCTACGTGTTGCCGGTCACCGTCGGTCAATCGTTGAAGACTGATCTGCGGTTCGCACGCTCCATCGATGATGGCGGCAGTAATGTCGACAACAAGGCAATTGGCGCCATGTTCACCTACAACCTCGGTGGGCATGCATTCGGCCTGGGCTATCAAGGCATGAGCGGCGATACCGGGTATGCCTACATCAATGGCACCGATGCGTTCCTGGTGAACTTCGTACAGATCGGCGACTTTGCCAGCAAGGACGAAAAATCCTGGCAGGCCCGTTACGACTACAACTTTGCCGCCCTCGGCATTCCCGGCCTGACGTTCATGACCCGCTACATCAACGGTACCGATATAGACCTGGGTAACAACCGCCCTGAAGGCAAGGAATGGGAGCGCGATACCGATATCGGGTATGTCGTGCAGAGCGGACCGCTGAAAAACGTCGGAGTGAAATGGCGCAATGCGACAGTGCGCTCGACAAATTTTGGCAGTGATCTGGATGAAAACCGGTTGATCGTCAGTTACACGTTGCCGATCTGGTAAGGCGGCATAACGGCCACCATCGATTCGCCAGCAAGCCGGCTCCTACAGGGGGGCGTACACCCCGATCCTGTAGGAACTGGCTAGCCTCCCCCGCAAGAAAGTCAAAACACAGCACATCGATTCAATATCCCCGCCCGACTCTACGCCACCATGGCCTCCTCACTCACCCCGTAAGGACATCGCCATGGCTATCGCAAAAGCAGTACCCGGAAAAACCCTGCTGACCCCAACCGACCACACGCTGATCATGATCGATCACCAGTCGCAAATGTCCTTTGCCACCAAGTCGATTGACGCCGTGACCCTGCGCAACAATGCCGCGCTGGTGGCCAAGGCTGCACGCGGCTTCAAGGTCTCGACCATCCTCACCACCGTTGCCGAAAAAAGCTTCTCCGGCCCGATCTTCGACGAAATCAAATCGGTGTTCCCGGAACACAACGTCATCGACCGCACCAGCATGAACACCTGGGAAGACGAGCGCATTGCCGTTGAAGTGAATAAGTTCGGCAAACAGAAAATCGTCCTCGCCGGCCTGTGGACCTCCGTGTGCATCGTCGGCCCGGCGCTGTCGGCCATCGACCAGGGTTTTGAGGTGTACGTGATTGCCGACGCCTGTGGCGACGTCACCACCGAAGCCCATGAAATGGCGATGCAGCGCATGATTCAGATCGGCGCGCGGCCGATGACTTCGTTGCAATACCTGCTTGAATTGCAGCGCGATTGGGCACGTACCGAGACCTACGACGAAACCGTGAAAACCTCGATCGCCAACGGCGGTTCTTACGGTCTGGGCCTGATCTACGCCAAGACCATGTTCGGCGCCTCCGAAGGTCATTAAGTAACAACGCGGCTCCGGGGTTCCGGAGCCGCTTCCCTTCGCGGTGGACTGATTGATGACGTTTTCCTCACGAGACCTCAGTCGCGGGTTGTGCCTGTGTCTGCCGGCGCTGTTATCAGGCATGGTCCTGGCAGATGAATCGCAGGGCTTGCTGGCCGGCGCGAAGCTTGAAGTGCTGAGCCGAAATTTCTATCTCAACAACGACTATCGATCCCCGACGCCGGCAGGCAAAAGCTACAAAGCTGAGTGGGCTCAGGGCTTTATCAGCTCTTTTGAATCCGGTTTCACCCCCGGCACCCTCGGATTCGGACTCGATGCCCACGGGTTTCTAGGATTGAAACTGGACGGTGGCAAGGGCCATTCCGGGACAGGGTTATTGCCGCTGGACAGCGACGGTCGTAGCGAAGACAACTATTCCAGTGCTGGCGGCGCGTTGAAAATCAAGGCCTCGAAAACCACGTTAGCCTTCGGTGAAATGATGGTCGAAACCCCGGTGTTCGACACCGCGGATAAACGCCTGCAACCCGAGTACGGCAGCGGTTTTCTGGTGAACAGCCACGAGATTGAGGGGATGAATCTGGTCGCCGGCCACTTCACGGCGTTCAAGAATCAGGACGGTGCTTCGGGCAAGGACAACTTTTACGGCTACGGCGCCAACACTGAAGCGGGCGGCATTTCTATTCTGGGTGCCGACCTGTTTACCCAAAGTCCGTTCGGCGCGGCCCTCTATGCTTCAGAGCTGACCGACACCTGGCATCAGTACTACGCCAATCTGCACCTGAAACAGTCCGGCTGGTTCCTCGACGCCAATCTCTATCGCACGCAGGACACAGGCCAGGCGTTGGCCGGTGCTATCGACAACACAGCGTTCAGCCTGTCAGGCAAATACACCGTCGATGCCCACGCCTTCACGCTGGCCTATCAAAAGGTCAACGGCGATACCCCGTTCGATTTCGTCGGTGGCGACTCGATCTACCTCGCCAACTCGATCAAATACGCCGACTTCAACGGTGCCCACGAGCAGTCCTGGCAAGCTCGTTACGACCTTGATCTGGGCCTCTATGGCATTCCCGGGCTGAAATTCATGACCCGTTATGTCACAGGCAGCCAGATCGACGGTACGCACGCACCCAAGGGCGGCGCCTACAACCCGTTCGATGAGTCGGTCGGTGCGTACAGGCCGCTGCAAGGTAATGATGGACGGCATTGGGAGCGAGACATCGACTTGCGCTACATCGTGCAGTCTGGATCGGCCAAGGGCTTGTCGCTGCAACTGTCCCATGTCTCGCACCGGGCCAACAGCGCCCAGGCGGGCGATGATATCGACAGGGTTTATGTCGTTATCGAGTACCCGCTGAGTTTCGGCCGTTTCTGATAATCGTCAGCCGGCGCGCTCGCACTCTCAAGCAGGCTCGCTCCCACAGGGGTTGGCGTTTATCATGACCGCCGAAAACAACCCTGCCTTGTATGAGACTGAGCATGACCTTCGATTTTGATCAGGTGTTCGACCGCCACAACACCGGCAGTACCAAGTGGAGCCGCTACCCGGCCGACGTATTGCCGATGTGGGTTGCCGACATGGATTTTGCCGCGCCACCGGTGATCATCCAGGCCCTGCAAAAACGTCTGGAACACCCGTTGCTCGGCTACAGCGTGGCGCAGGATGACTTGCGCAATGCCATCGTGACCGACCTCTGGAACAAGTACGCCTGGCGCGTCGAGCCGCAGGAGCTGGTTTTCCTGCCGGGCGTGGAATCGGGTTTCAACATGGCCCTGAATGCGCTGGTCCAGCCGCAACAGAATGTCGTGGTGCAAACGCCCAACTACCCACCGCTGCGTCATGCACCGGGGCATTGGGGGCTGAACAAGGTTGAACTGAATTTCGAGGCGATGGCTGATGGCACGTACGCCACGCCGCTTCAGGCCTTGCGCCAGTCGCTGGAAGGCGGCGGTGCGTTGCTGCTGAGCAACCCGCACAACCCGTTGGGCAAGGCGTTCCCAAGGGAAGAACTGCAAGCGGTGGCCGATATCTGCGTGGCGCAGAGCGCCTGGATCATTTCCGACGAAATCCATGCCGAACTGTGCTTCGATGGCCGCCAACACATTCCAACCGCCTCGTTGAGCCCGGAAATCGCCCGGCGCACCATCACACTGATGTCAGCGAGCAAGGCCTACAACATCGCTGGCCTGAAGACTTCGTTCATGATCATTCAGGACCGCGCCCTGCGCGAGCGCGTCAACCATGCGCGCTGCGGCATGGTCGACAGCGTCAATCCGCTGGGCATGGAAGCGACACGCGTTGCCTACACCGAAGGTGCGCCGTGGCTGGCCGCGCTCAAGGACTACCTGCAAAGTAACCGCGATTATCTGGTGGAAGCCGTTCGCACGCGCTTGCCCGGCATCAGCATGAATGTGCCTCAGAGTACCTACCTGGCCTGGCTCGACTGCTCGGCGCTGGGGTTGGAGAACCCGCAGCAATTCTTCCTTGAAAAGGCGAAGGTCGGGCTTAGCCCTGGCCTGGATTTCGGCGATGACAGCCAACAGTTCGTACGCCTGAACTTCGGCTGCCCGCGCGAGTTGCTGGAGGAAGGCATCGCAAGGATGGAGCGCAGTTTGCGCGACCGCTAACAAGCCCCCCTTGCCGGCGATGACATCCGCAAGGTCACCGCAGGGTTCAAGGGCCAATCGCCAGCAAGCCGGCTCCTACAGGGATTTGTCGCGGCACACATCCCTGCCAGCCACCTCGCACCTTGTAGGAGCCGGCTTGCTGGCGATGACGTCCGCATGATCACCGCACGGTTCAAGGGCCAATCGCCGGCAAGCCGGCTCCTACAGGAATTTGTCGCAGCACACATCCATGCCAGCCACCTCGTACCTTGTAGGAGCTGGCTTGCTAGCGATGACGTCCGCAAGGTCAGCGCAGGACTCAGGGGCCAATCGCCAGCAAGCCGGCTCCTACAGGAATTTGTTGCGGCACACATCCCTGCCAGCCACCTCGTACCTTGTAGGAGCTGGCTTGCTAGCGATGACGTCCGCAAGGTCAGCGCAGGACTCAGGGGCCAATCGCCAGCAAGCCGGCTCCTACAGGAATTTGTCGCGACACAAATCACTGCCAGTCACCTCGTACCTTGTAGGAGCTGGCTTGCTAGCGATGACGTCCGAAAGGTCAGCGCAGGGCTCAGGGGCCAATCGCCGGCAAGCCGGCTCCTACAGGAATTTGTTGCGGCACACATCCCTGCCAGCCAC contains:
- a CDS encoding OprD family porin gives rise to the protein MDRNTRTLATRLLLAGGVISLSAPAAADFIKDSKASLELRNFYFNRDYRQTNAAQSKQEEWAQGFLLRYESGFTEGLIGVGFDAIGLVGVKLDSSPDRAGSGVLQRHRDTRKGAQDEYGELGLTAKLRASKSTLKLGTLLPKLPTVLANDSRLLPQTFKGGQLTSLEVEGLTVDAGRLTQVNQRDSSDYEDMGITRTGAKGITSRHLDSDSFDFASLNYKWTSNLATGYSYGHLDNFYSQHLVNLTYVLPVTVGQSLKTDLRFARSIDDGGSNVDNKAIGAMFTYNLGGHAFGLGYQGMSGDTGYAYINGTDAFLVNFVQIGDFASKDEKSWQARYDYNFAALGIPGLTFMTRYINGTDIDLGNNRPEGKEWERDTDIGYVVQSGPLKNVGVKWRNATVRSTNFGSDLDENRLIVSYTLPIW
- a CDS encoding MalY/PatB family protein, which gives rise to MTFDFDQVFDRHNTGSTKWSRYPADVLPMWVADMDFAAPPVIIQALQKRLEHPLLGYSVAQDDLRNAIVTDLWNKYAWRVEPQELVFLPGVESGFNMALNALVQPQQNVVVQTPNYPPLRHAPGHWGLNKVELNFEAMADGTYATPLQALRQSLEGGGALLLSNPHNPLGKAFPREELQAVADICVAQSAWIISDEIHAELCFDGRQHIPTASLSPEIARRTITLMSASKAYNIAGLKTSFMIIQDRALRERVNHARCGMVDSVNPLGMEATRVAYTEGAPWLAALKDYLQSNRDYLVEAVRTRLPGISMNVPQSTYLAWLDCSALGLENPQQFFLEKAKVGLSPGLDFGDDSQQFVRLNFGCPRELLEEGIARMERSLRDR
- a CDS encoding hydrolase, with amino-acid sequence MAIAKAVPGKTLLTPTDHTLIMIDHQSQMSFATKSIDAVTLRNNAALVAKAARGFKVSTILTTVAEKSFSGPIFDEIKSVFPEHNVIDRTSMNTWEDERIAVEVNKFGKQKIVLAGLWTSVCIVGPALSAIDQGFEVYVIADACGDVTTEAHEMAMQRMIQIGARPMTSLQYLLELQRDWARTETYDETVKTSIANGGSYGLGLIYAKTMFGASEGH
- a CDS encoding OprD family porin — encoded protein: MTFSSRDLSRGLCLCLPALLSGMVLADESQGLLAGAKLEVLSRNFYLNNDYRSPTPAGKSYKAEWAQGFISSFESGFTPGTLGFGLDAHGFLGLKLDGGKGHSGTGLLPLDSDGRSEDNYSSAGGALKIKASKTTLAFGEMMVETPVFDTADKRLQPEYGSGFLVNSHEIEGMNLVAGHFTAFKNQDGASGKDNFYGYGANTEAGGISILGADLFTQSPFGAALYASELTDTWHQYYANLHLKQSGWFLDANLYRTQDTGQALAGAIDNTAFSLSGKYTVDAHAFTLAYQKVNGDTPFDFVGGDSIYLANSIKYADFNGAHEQSWQARYDLDLGLYGIPGLKFMTRYVTGSQIDGTHAPKGGAYNPFDESVGAYRPLQGNDGRHWERDIDLRYIVQSGSAKGLSLQLSHVSHRANSAQAGDDIDRVYVVIEYPLSFGRF